One genomic region from Populus nigra chromosome 8, ddPopNigr1.1, whole genome shotgun sequence encodes:
- the LOC133700355 gene encoding regulator of nonsense transcripts 1 homolog — protein sequence MDNQDNNLYETASQPDTATDAYTFLEFNTQGESDFDYPEFRSPVAWPTPSDSLGATSSAVDPTSSDHRTAASTPDLHSDSPAASPVASKSAARGGGANSGTQGVVEGLVASIGGLNFEETGDDDGYEFGKGDFTEHACRYCGVSNPACVVRCNVPSCRKWFCNSRGNTSGSHIVNHLVRAKHKEVCLHKDSPLGETILECYNCGCRNVFLLGFISAKTESVVVLLCREPCLNVNALKDMNWDLSQWCPLIDDRCFLQWLVKIPSEQEQLRARQISAQQINKVEELWKTNPDATLEDLEKPGVDDEPQPVALKYEDAYQYQNVFAPLIKLEADYDKMMKESQSKDNVTIRWDIGLNKKRVAYFVFPKEDNELRLVPGDELRLRYSGDAAHPAWQSVGHVIKLTAQEEVALELRASQGVPVDVNHGFSVDFVWKSTSFDRMQGAMKTFAVDETSVSGYIYHHLLGHEVENQTVRNALPRRFGAPGLPELNASQVLAVKNVLQKPISLIQGPPGTGKTVTSAAIVYHMAKQGQGQVLVCAPSNVAVDQLAEKISATGLKVVRLCAKSREAVSSPVEHLTLHYQVRHLDTSEKSELHKLQQLKDEQGELSSSDEKKYKALKRATEREISQSADVICCTCGGAGDPRLANFRFRQVLIDESTQATEPECLIPLVLGAKQVVFVGDHCQLGPVIMCKKAARAGLAQSLFERLVLLGVKPIRLQVQYRMHPCLSEFPSNNFYEGTLQNGVTVNERQSSGIDFPWPVPNRPMFFYVQMGQEEISASGTSYLNRTEAANVEKIVTTFLRSGVVPSQIGVITPYEGQRAYIVNYMSRNGALRQQLYKEIEVASVDSFQGREKDYIILSCVRSNEHQGIGFLNDPRRLNVALTRARYGIVILGNPKVLSKQPLWNSLLTHYKEHECLVEGPLNNLKQSMVQFQKPKKIYNDRRLFLGGGPGIVPNDSFGSVASASSNADRRNSRARGSYLSPGPPNGTHKPGVAGFPMPRVPIPPFHDGPPSQPYAIPTRGAVHGPIGAVPQVPPPGSRGFSAGRGNAGAPIGSHLSHQQGNQQGIGNIGSFNFPALENPNSQPSVGGPLSQPGYVNNIPVQGSSQTFRDGFSMGGMSQEFLGDDFKSQGSHVPYNVADFSTQASQGGYAVDYVTQGAQGGFPGNFLNQNSQPGYSRFGSGNDFMSQDYMAHGSQGLFTQVGYNDPSQDDASQSHFGIANPNQLQSQGLMNSLYSQPFGHYNTQQLNLQAPQQQPQQGQGTQNQKIHYNG from the exons ATGGATAACCAAGACAATAACCTGTACGAAACGGCCTCGCAGCCAGACACAGCCACAGACGCCTACACCTTCCTTGAATTCAACACACAAGGCGAATCCGATTTTGACTACCCCGAATTCCGCTCTCCGGTGGCCTGGCCCACTCCTTCTGATTCTCTCGGCGCCACCTCCTCCGCCGTAGACCCTACCTCGTCCGACCACCGTACCGCCGCTTCCACCCCCGATCTCCACTCTGATTCTCCTGCTGCGTCTCCTGTCGCGTCAAAATCTGCTGCGCGTGGCGGTGGAGCGAACAGTGGGACCCAGGGGGTGGTGGAGGGGTTAGTGGCGAGCATAGGAGGGTTGAATTTTGAAGAGACGGGAGATGATGACGGGTATGAGTTTGGGAAAGGGGATTTTACGGAGCACGCTTGCAGGTACTGCGGGGTTTCGAATCCTGCGTGTGTTGTGAGGTGTAATGTACCGTCATGTAGGAAGTGGTTCTGTAATTCAAGAGGGAATACATCTGGTTCGCATATTGTTAATCATCTG GTTCGAGCAAAGCATAAAGAAGTCTGTCTCCATAAAGACAGCCCTCTTGGAGAAACAATACTTGAGTGCTACAACTGTGGTTGCCGAAATGTGTTTCTTCTTGGATTTATATCGGCCAAGACAGAGAGTGTTGTTGTCCTCCTCTGCAGGGAGCCTTGCTTGAATGTTAATGCGCTGAAGGACATGAATTGGGACCTGAGCCAGTGGTGCCCCCTTATTGATGATAGGTGTTTTCTACAATGGCTTGTGAAG ATCCCATCTGAACAAGAGCAGTTGAGGGCTCGCCAAATTAGTgctcaacaaataaataaagtagAAGAACTTTGGAAAACTAATCCTGATGCCACCCTTGAAGATCTTGAGAAGCCTGGTGTTGATGATGAGCCACAGCCTGTGGCATTGAAGTATGAAGATGCATATCAG TACCAAAATGTATTTGCTCCACTTATTAAGCTTGAAGCTGACTATGATAAA ATGATGAAAGAGTCTCAAAGCAAGGATAATGTCACTATTCGATGGGATATTGGCCTTAACAAGAAGCGTGTTGCATATTTTGTATTTCCAAAG GAGGACAATGAGTTGCGTCTTGTACCTGGTGATGAGTTACGACTGCGCTATTCTGGAGATGCAGCTCATCCAGCATGGCAATCAGTTGGGCATGTG ATCAAGCTAACTGCACAAGAGGAGGTTGCACTTGAGCTTCGTGCTAGTCAG GGAGTTCCTGTTGACGTGAACCATGGTTTTAGTGTTGATTTTGTTTGGAAGAGCACGAGCTTTGATCGGATGCAGGGAGCAATGAAGACTTTTGCAGTGGATGAAACTAGTGTCAGTGG GTATATATATCACCACTTGTTGGGCCATGAGGTTGAGAATCAAACAGTTCGTAATGCATTGCCTCGCCGTTTTGGGGCTCCTGGTCTTCCAGAGCTGAATGCATCCCAA GTTCTTGCTGTGAAGAATGTCCTCCAAAAGCCCATTAGTTTGATTCAAGGTCCACCTGGCACAGGAAAAACTGTCACTTCTGCAGCCATTGTATATCACATGGCCAAACAGGGCCAAGGGCAG GTTTTGGTGTGTGCCCCAAGTAATGTGGCTGTAGATCAGCTAGCTGAGAAGATAAGTGCCACTGGCTTAAAG GTGGTTAGGCTATGTGCAAAATCAAGGGAAGCTGTTAGTTCTCCTGTTGAGCATCTCACCCTTCACTATCAG GTCAGACATCTGGACACTTCAGAGAAAAGTGAACTTCACAAGTTGCAACAATTGAAAGATGAACAAG GGGAACTGTCCAGCAGTGAtgagaaaaaatacaaagcacTGAAACGAGCGACTGAAAGGGAAATTTCTCAAAGCGCTGATGTCATCTGTTGCACTTGTGGTGGTGCTGGAGATCCTCGGTTGGCAAATTTTAGGTTTCGCCAG GTACTTATTGATGAGTCAACTCAAGCGACAGAACCAGAGTGTCTTATTCCTTTGGTACTTGGGGCGAAGCAG GTTGTTTTTGTTGGTGACCATTGCCAGCTTGGTCCTGTCATTATGTGCAAGAAAGCTGCTCGTGCTGGGTTAGCCCAGTCTCTCTTTGAACGCCTTGTTTTACTTGGTGTGAAACCAATTAGATTGCAG GTTCAATATCGCATGCACCCGTGTCTTTCTGAATTTCCATCTAACAACTTTTATGAAGGCACTCTACAAAATGGAGTGACTGTCAATGAGAGACAATCGTCAGGCATTGATTTTCCTTGGCCTGTGCCTAATCGTCCTATGTTCTTCTATGTCCAG ATGGGACAAGAAGAGATAAGTGCCAGTGGGACATCCTATCTAAATCGTACGGAGGctgcaaatgttgaaaaaattGTAACTACATTTTTGAGGAGCGGTGTAGTCCCGAGCCAg ATTGGAGTGATAACACCTTATGAGGGGCAGAGAGCATATATTGTGAACTATATGTCAAGAAATGGTGCCCTCAGACAGCAACTatacaaggaaattgag GTTGCAAGTGTTGATTCATTTCAAGGAAGAGAAAAAGATTACATTATTTTGTCTTGTGTTAGGAGCAATGAACATCAG GGCATTGGATTTCTTAATGATCCTCGGAGGCTGAATGTTGCTCTAACTCGTGCTCGATATGGTATTGTCATCCTGGGAAACCCTAAAGTTCTAAGCAAGCAGCCTTTGTGGAATAGCTTATTAACTCACTACAAG GAACACGAATGTTTGGTTGAAGGACCTTTGAATAACTTAAAGCAGAGTATGGTTCAATTTCAAAAGCCCAAAAAG ATTTATAACGATCGGAGACTGTTTTTGGGTGGTGGACCTGGAATTGTCCCAAATGATAGTTTTGGGTCTGTTGCCTCAGCTAGCTCAAATGCTGATAGAAGAAACTCCCGTGCCAGGG GTTCTTATTTGTCACCAGGCCCACCGAATGGTACCCATAAGCCTGGTGTTGCTGGGTTTCCAATGCCTCGGGTCCCCATTCCACCATTTCATGATGGTCCACCTTCTCAACCATATGCTATTCCTACTCGTGGAGCTGTGCATGGGCCCATCGGAGCTGTTCCTCAAGTCCCTCCACCTGGAAGTCGAGGTTTTAGTGCTGGGCGTGGCAATGCTGGTGCACCTATTGGAAGTCATCTCTCTCACCAGCAAGGCAACCAGCAAGGCATTGGGAATATTGGATCTTTCAACTTTCCTGCCCTAGAGAATCCAAATAGCCAGCCATCTGTGGGTGGTCCCCTATCTCAGCCTGGATATGTTAATAAT ATTCCAGTTCAAGGGTCGAGCCAAACCTTCCGTGATGGATTTTCCATGGGGGGTATGTCCCAG GAGTTCTTGGGCGATGACTTCAAAAGCCAGGGATCACATGTTCCTTACAATGTTGCTGATTTCTCAACTCAG GCATCTCAAGGTGGATATGCTGTCGATTATGTTACACAAGGGGCACAAGGTGGGTTTCCAGGCAACTTCTTGAATCAGAATTCTCAACCTGGATACTCTCGTTTTGGTTCTGGAAATGATTTCATGTCTCAG GATTACATGGCTCATGGATCACAAGGTCTATTCACTCAGGTTGGCTATAATGATCCCTCGCAAGATGATGCATCACAAAGCCACTTTGGCATAGCCAACCCTAACCAGCTTCAATCACAG GGCTTGATGAATTCTCTTTACTCTCAGCCCTTTGGCCACTACAACACTCAGCAGCTGAACTTGCAGGCTCCACAACAGCAGCCTCAGCAGGGTCAGGGTACCCAAAACCAGAAAATCCATTACAATGGTTGA